The window TTTTATAAAATTTTTTCCCTTTTAATTCAAAATTCAACATTCAAAATTCATAATTTTATAAAGTTTTCCTTAAGATTATCTAAACACATACATTTTGTAAAGCGTTATGGAATTAACTATAATTCTCTCACAATATCTAATTGAATCTCATTAACGCTGGATTTAAATGGCAAATAAACAAGTCCTTGTAAATCAGAAGGAATTTCAACCTCACCTGTATATAAGCAACAAACTCTGTTTCTACTAAGTTTGCCTACAAACAAACCAAATTCAAAGACAACATTTTGCCTTGCTCTTGGCAATAAATTATTCTCTTGTCCTTTTTGACATCCCTTATCATCTGGTGTAAGTAAAACAAATGCAAATCCAACATCGTAATGTCTTTCTAACTTCTCAATAAGAGTCATTCCTTGAGTTGGTTGTTCATTGAGAATGATCGGTTCAAGTCCAAGACGGGTTAAAATGAGTGCAAGCTCGCTTTTAGCCTGTTCATTATGACCATGGACAATAAAAACTTTTCTTGAAGATAAATTTATATCTTGTGTTTCCTCAATACCTCCAAACATTTCAATATATCTTTTCAAAACCTTGATATATTCAACTACCTGCCGATTAAACCGCCAGCCGATGATTTTAGCTTTCACAAGCTTATCTTTCTCAAGTCTTTGTTTTATTTCATCAAAGAATGCCTTAACCCGCCGCATCTCCCAAAGCCTTGCATTGAGCCAGATAAGATAGGAGTCAATTCCACCCTCCCAGATGTCATAAAAAGACCTTATTTCATTAGTATCTCCCCAGATAACATTATAATTTCTGCCTGAGAAAAATGGTGGATCAATGTAGATAAGGTCTATAGTCTCTGAAGGAATGGTACGCAAGACTTGGAGATTATCTCCTAAGATAAGTTGATTGGCAACAAGCTCTGGAGCATTAAAGATTACGATATTGCCGTGATTTGGTGGATGAAGTCGGGGCAGTTGGATATAGGGAAAAACCTTATCAAATCCCTTATTCTTTTCATATCCTAAGGGTGGTCTTGCTGGGTCAGGTAGATGATGTACCTTTTTCCTTATCTTCTCGGAAACCCAAAAAAACCTGCTTTTGCTCAGGCAATGCCTGCTTCTCTGACTCCTCTTGAATCCTCTGTAATACCTCTTGCGATTCCCCATTTTTGTCCTTAACAGCATTCATATTGTCAATTTCCAATCAATTCTAAAACCCTTTCCCTTGCTCTCTCTATTTTATTTGGGTCTTTACCGCCGCCTGTTGCAAAATCTGGCCTTCCACCGCCGCCTCCCCCTGTTATTTTGCAGAC is drawn from bacterium and contains these coding sequences:
- a CDS encoding TIR domain-containing protein, whose amino-acid sequence is MGNRKRYYRGFKRSQRSRHCLSKSRFFWVSEKIRKKVHHLPDPARPPLGYEKNKGFDKVFPYIQLPRLHPPNHGNIVIFNAPELVANQLILGDNLQVLRTIPSETIDLIYIDPPFFSGRNYNVIWGDTNEIRSFYDIWEGGIDSYLIWLNARLWEMRRVKAFFDEIKQRLEKDKLVKAKIIGWRFNRQVVEYIKVLKRYIEMFGGIEETQDINLSSRKVFIVHGHNEQAKSELALILTRLGLEPIILNEQPTQGMTLIEKLERHYDVGFAFVLLTPDDKGCQKGQENNLLPRARQNVVFEFGLFVGKLSRNRVCCLYTGEVEIPSDLQGLVYLPFKSSVNEIQLDIVREL